The following are encoded together in the Raineyella sp. LH-20 genome:
- the aceA gene encoding isocitrate lyase, producing the protein MSSTSAELIQYDWRTNPRWADVKRDYTAQDVVRLRGTVQEEHTLARRGAERLWEKIHTEDYINALGALTGNQAVQQVKAGLQAIYLSGWQVAADANLSGHTYPDQSLYPANSVPQVVRRINNALLRADQIEHAEGIRSVEDWLVPIVADAEAGFGGPLNAYELMKAMIAAGASGVHWEDQLASEKKCGHLGGKVLVPTKQHERTLNAARLAADVADVPSVIIARTDAEAATLITSDVDERDQEFITGERTTEGFYKVRNGLEACIARGKAYAHYADLLWMETGTPDLEVARKFAEGVKAEHPDQMLAYNCSPSFNWKKHLDDATIAKFQRELGAMGFTFQFITLAGFHALNYSMFDLAHGYARNGMSAYVELQEREFAAEERGYTATKHQREVGTGYFDDIATVVNPQSSTTALKDSTEIAQF; encoded by the coding sequence ATGAGCTCCACCTCTGCAGAACTCATCCAGTACGACTGGCGGACCAACCCTCGCTGGGCCGACGTGAAGCGGGACTACACCGCCCAGGACGTGGTGCGTCTGCGCGGCACCGTCCAGGAGGAGCACACGCTCGCCCGCCGCGGAGCCGAGCGGCTCTGGGAGAAGATCCACACCGAGGACTACATCAACGCGCTGGGTGCCCTCACCGGCAACCAGGCCGTCCAGCAGGTCAAGGCCGGCCTGCAGGCCATCTACCTCTCCGGCTGGCAGGTCGCCGCCGACGCCAACCTCTCCGGCCACACCTACCCCGACCAGTCCCTCTACCCGGCCAACTCCGTGCCGCAGGTCGTCCGTCGGATCAACAATGCCCTGCTGCGCGCCGACCAGATCGAGCACGCCGAGGGCATCCGCTCGGTCGAGGACTGGCTGGTCCCGATCGTGGCCGACGCCGAGGCCGGCTTCGGCGGCCCGCTCAACGCGTACGAGCTGATGAAGGCCATGATCGCGGCCGGCGCCTCCGGTGTGCACTGGGAGGACCAGCTCGCCTCGGAGAAGAAGTGCGGCCACCTCGGCGGCAAGGTGCTGGTGCCGACCAAGCAGCACGAGCGCACCCTGAACGCCGCCCGGCTCGCGGCCGACGTCGCCGACGTCCCGTCGGTGATCATCGCCCGCACCGATGCCGAGGCGGCCACCCTGATCACCTCCGACGTCGACGAGCGCGACCAGGAGTTCATCACCGGTGAGCGCACCACCGAGGGCTTCTACAAGGTCCGCAACGGCCTCGAGGCCTGCATCGCCCGCGGCAAGGCGTACGCCCACTACGCCGATCTGCTGTGGATGGAGACCGGCACTCCCGATCTCGAGGTCGCCCGGAAGTTCGCGGAGGGCGTCAAGGCCGAGCACCCCGACCAGATGCTGGCGTACAACTGCTCGCCGTCGTTCAACTGGAAGAAGCACCTCGACGACGCCACCATCGCGAAGTTCCAGCGCGAGCTGGGCGCGATGGGCTTCACCTTCCAGTTCATCACCCTGGCCGGCTTCCACGCCCTCAACTACTCGATGTTCGACCTCGCCCACGGTTACGCCCGCAACGGGATGAGCGCGTACGTCGAGCTCCAGGAGCGCGAGTTCGCGGCCGAGGAGCGCGGCTACACCGCCACCAAGCACCAGCGCGAGGTGGGCACCGGATACTTTGACGACATCGCCACCGTGGTCAACCCGCAGAGCTCCACGACGGCTCTGAAGGATTCCACCGAGATCGCGCAGTTCTGA
- a CDS encoding malate synthase G translates to MTTSTTTPAGLGTETHQPIGDLLVDRRLVAFLDEEALPGAGVPQETFWDGFVRLFHDFADRNRALLAERDRLQTALDTYHRRQPGLPEPVAYRQFLREIGYLLDEPTGVQARTVQVDTEIAEVAGPQLVVPVMNRRFAINAANARWGSLYDALYGTDAISEEGGAERGRGYNPERGQRVIAWARGFLDRAVPLASGSHTDVVEYRAGQRLQATLRSGDVVGLADEDAFAGYTGAPGVPSSILLRHHGLHIELRFEADSAIGRSDRAHISDIVLEAAITAIMDFEDSVAAVDGPDKVTGYRNWLALNDGSAAEEMSKGGRTFTRTLSDDRFWIAPDGSQVRLPGRSLMLCRNVGHLMTTPAVLDERGEELPEGILDALVTSLCAMPGLLAGNERSNSRAGSIYIVKPKQHGPAEVAFTSDVFGAVEDILGLERHTIKMGIMDEERRTTVNLMACIGEALDRIIFINTGFLDRTGDEIHTSMAAGPMIRKAEMKSATWMTSYEDWNVDVGLAAGLPGHAQIGKGMWAMTELMADMLESKIGHPRAGANTAWVPSPTGATLHATHYHEVDVRERQAEIAREGRRATLDGLLQIPLAPNTDWTPEERRREVDNSCQSILGYVVRWIEQGVGCSKVPDINDIDLMEDRATCRISSQMLANWIHHDVVSAEFVVDAFRRMAVVVDTQNAGDPDYLPMTPSTPEGSYEDSIAWCAARDLALHGTESPSGYTEPILHARRREFKARHGLV, encoded by the coding sequence ATGACGACTTCGACAACGACCCCGGCGGGCCTCGGCACCGAGACCCATCAGCCGATCGGCGATCTGCTGGTCGACCGCAGACTGGTGGCGTTCCTCGACGAGGAGGCGCTGCCCGGCGCCGGCGTCCCGCAGGAGACGTTCTGGGACGGGTTCGTCCGCCTGTTCCACGACTTCGCCGACCGCAACCGCGCTCTGCTGGCGGAGCGCGACCGGCTGCAGACCGCCCTCGACACCTACCACCGCCGGCAGCCGGGCCTGCCCGAGCCGGTGGCGTACCGACAGTTCCTGCGCGAGATCGGCTACCTGCTGGACGAGCCGACCGGCGTGCAGGCGCGGACGGTCCAGGTCGACACCGAGATCGCGGAGGTCGCCGGGCCGCAGCTGGTGGTGCCGGTGATGAACCGCCGCTTCGCGATCAACGCGGCCAACGCGCGGTGGGGCTCGCTCTACGACGCGCTCTACGGCACCGACGCGATCAGCGAGGAGGGGGGCGCCGAGCGGGGTCGCGGCTACAACCCCGAACGCGGCCAGCGGGTGATCGCCTGGGCCCGTGGGTTCCTGGACCGGGCGGTGCCGCTCGCCTCCGGGTCTCACACCGACGTGGTGGAGTACCGCGCCGGCCAGCGGCTCCAGGCGACGCTGCGGTCCGGTGACGTGGTCGGCCTGGCCGACGAGGACGCGTTCGCCGGCTACACCGGTGCTCCCGGGGTGCCGAGCAGCATCCTGCTGCGGCACCACGGGCTGCACATCGAGCTCCGGTTCGAGGCGGACAGCGCCATCGGCCGGTCCGACCGGGCCCACATCAGCGACATCGTCCTGGAGGCCGCGATCACCGCGATCATGGACTTCGAGGACTCGGTCGCGGCGGTCGACGGGCCCGACAAGGTCACCGGCTACCGCAACTGGCTGGCGCTCAACGACGGCTCCGCGGCCGAGGAGATGTCGAAGGGTGGGCGTACGTTCACCCGTACGCTCTCCGACGACCGTTTCTGGATCGCTCCGGACGGTTCCCAGGTGCGCCTGCCGGGACGCTCGCTGATGCTGTGCCGCAACGTCGGTCACCTGATGACCACCCCGGCGGTGCTCGACGAGCGCGGCGAGGAGCTGCCGGAAGGCATCCTCGACGCCCTGGTCACCAGCCTGTGCGCGATGCCCGGTCTGCTGGCCGGCAACGAGCGGTCCAACTCCCGCGCCGGCTCCATCTACATCGTGAAGCCCAAGCAGCACGGGCCCGCGGAGGTGGCGTTCACGTCCGACGTGTTCGGCGCGGTCGAGGACATCCTCGGCCTGGAGCGGCACACCATCAAGATGGGCATCATGGACGAGGAGCGCCGTACGACGGTGAACCTGATGGCCTGCATCGGGGAGGCGCTCGACCGGATCATCTTCATCAACACCGGGTTCCTCGACCGGACCGGCGACGAGATCCACACCTCGATGGCGGCCGGCCCGATGATCCGCAAGGCGGAGATGAAGTCGGCCACCTGGATGACCAGCTACGAGGACTGGAACGTCGACGTCGGCCTGGCCGCCGGGCTGCCCGGGCACGCCCAGATCGGCAAGGGCATGTGGGCGATGACCGAGCTGATGGCGGACATGCTGGAGTCCAAGATCGGCCATCCGCGGGCCGGGGCGAACACCGCCTGGGTGCCCTCGCCGACGGGTGCCACCCTGCACGCCACCCACTACCACGAGGTGGATGTGCGGGAGCGCCAGGCCGAGATCGCCCGGGAGGGCCGCCGCGCCACCCTGGACGGGCTGCTCCAGATCCCGCTGGCCCCGAACACCGACTGGACCCCGGAGGAGCGCCGCCGCGAGGTGGACAACTCCTGCCAGTCGATCCTCGGCTACGTGGTGCGCTGGATCGAACAGGGCGTCGGCTGTTCCAAGGTGCCCGACATCAACGACATCGACCTGATGGAGGATCGTGCGACCTGCCGGATCAGCTCGCAGATGCTGGCCAACTGGATCCACCACGATGTCGTGTCGGCGGAGTTCGTGGTGGACGCGTTCCGCCGGATGGCGGTGGTCGTGGACACGCAGAACGCCGGGGACCCGGACTATCTGCCGATGACGCCGTCGACACCCGAGGGATCGTACGAGGACTCGATCGCCTGGTGCGCCGCGCGTGACCTGGCCCTGCACGGCACGGAGTCGCCCTCCGGCTACACCGAGCCGATCCTCCACGCGCGTCGCCGCGAGTTCAAGGCCCGCCACGGACTCGTCTGA
- a CDS encoding NUDIX hydrolase translates to MTYESRFPIFAVAADIVVLTLRDDRLCVLLVRRAGEVFTGRWALPGGFVRIEESLEQAAYRELGEEAGIGADAVVLEQLRTYGDPGRDPRPERVVSVAWLALGAGLPQPTPDTDADRAEWVPVDEAFGRELAFDHDRILRDGIERARSKLEYTTVATAFCGRTFTLPELRRVYEAVWDAEVDPRNFQRKVLGADGFVEETGDVVHGRGRPAKVYRSGPADTLYPPVMRR, encoded by the coding sequence GTGACGTACGAGTCCCGGTTTCCGATCTTCGCTGTGGCCGCCGACATCGTGGTGCTGACCCTGCGCGACGACCGGCTGTGTGTGCTGCTGGTGCGCCGCGCCGGCGAGGTGTTCACCGGCCGGTGGGCGTTGCCGGGCGGATTCGTCCGGATCGAGGAGTCGCTGGAACAGGCCGCCTATCGCGAGCTGGGGGAGGAGGCCGGGATCGGCGCGGACGCCGTGGTGCTGGAGCAGTTGCGGACGTACGGCGACCCCGGCCGCGACCCGCGACCCGAGCGGGTGGTGTCGGTGGCATGGCTCGCCCTGGGCGCCGGACTGCCGCAGCCGACCCCCGACACCGACGCCGACCGTGCCGAGTGGGTGCCGGTCGACGAGGCGTTCGGCCGGGAGCTGGCGTTCGACCACGACCGGATCCTGCGCGACGGCATCGAACGTGCCCGCTCGAAGCTGGAGTACACCACCGTCGCCACCGCCTTCTGCGGCCGTACGTTCACCCTGCCCGAGCTGCGACGGGTCTACGAGGCGGTGTGGGACGCCGAGGTCGACCCGCGCAACTTCCAGCGCAAGGTGCTCGGTGCGGACGGGTTCGTCGAGGAGACCGGCGACGTCGTCCACGGTCGCGGGCGACCGGCCAAGGTCTACCGGTCGGGCCCCGCCGACACCCTGTATCCGCCGGTGATGCGCCGCTGA
- a CDS encoding thiazole synthase, which yields MSDTFTLGGHEFSSRFILGSGKYNLDLIRAAVHQAGAQMITLALRRATAGTENILDHIPEHVTLLPNTSGARTADEAVHIARLARELGCGDFVKVEVIRDAKYLLPDNQETLRATETLAAEGFIVLPYMHPDLTVARDLVAAGAAAVMPLAAPIGSNRGLAAKEFIQILIDEIDVPVIVDAGIGRPSQACEAMELGATAIMANTAIATASDVPAMARAFRLAIEAGRAGYLAGPGRVLDRGGEASSPLTGFLDDDPLDGAGLDGAGLDGVAR from the coding sequence ATGTCTGACACGTTCACCCTCGGTGGACACGAGTTCTCGTCCCGTTTCATCCTCGGGTCGGGCAAGTACAACCTCGACCTGATCAGGGCGGCCGTCCACCAGGCCGGGGCGCAGATGATCACCCTCGCGCTGCGCCGGGCGACGGCCGGCACCGAGAACATCCTCGACCACATCCCCGAGCACGTCACCCTGCTGCCCAACACCTCGGGCGCCCGCACCGCCGACGAGGCGGTGCACATCGCCCGGCTGGCCCGCGAGCTCGGCTGCGGCGACTTCGTCAAGGTCGAGGTGATCCGCGACGCCAAGTACCTGCTGCCGGACAACCAGGAGACCCTTCGGGCGACCGAGACGCTGGCCGCCGAAGGGTTCATCGTGCTGCCGTACATGCACCCTGATCTGACGGTGGCCCGCGACCTGGTCGCCGCCGGCGCCGCGGCGGTGATGCCGCTGGCCGCTCCGATCGGGTCGAACCGTGGTCTGGCCGCCAAGGAGTTCATCCAGATCCTGATCGACGAGATCGACGTGCCGGTCATCGTCGACGCCGGCATCGGCCGGCCCTCGCAGGCCTGCGAGGCGATGGAGCTGGGCGCCACCGCGATCATGGCCAACACGGCGATCGCGACCGCCTCCGACGTTCCCGCGATGGCCCGAGCGTTCCGGCTCGCCATCGAGGCCGGCCGCGCCGGCTACCTCGCCGGGCCGGGCCGGGTGCTCGATCGCGGTGGCGAGGCCTCGAGCCCGCTGACGGGTTTCCTGGACGACGACCCGCTGGACGGGGCAGGCCTGGACGGGGCAGGCCTGGACGGGGTGGCCCGATGA
- the thiH gene encoding 2-iminoacetate synthase ThiH, producing MRHTDHMGYYPRQERLGSGLMDQVLTRVAATDFSVYTSRDVRAALSHRTRTIDDFAALLSPAAAPLLEDLAVAARRATWEHFGTSIQLFTPLYIANYCANLCTYCGFAADNRIQRMRLSPEGIDAELRAIADAGFEEILILTGESPKFSDTDYIADAVRRASALFRTVGVEIQPVNTDEYRTLHEAGADTVCVYQETYNPVAYDPLHPGGRKRSFPYRFESHERALRGGMRGVGFGALLGLDDWHADALATGLHAALVQKAYPAAEISLSCPRLRPTVADATVNPQDVHERQLLQILCAYRLFLPYAAITVSTRERAGFRDNVIGVVATKVSAGVSTGVGAHAEGLASGDEQFEIADGRSLPEVCAAIRARGLQPVMNEHVLV from the coding sequence ATGAGGCACACCGACCACATGGGCTACTACCCCCGGCAGGAACGGCTCGGCTCGGGGCTGATGGACCAGGTGCTCACCCGGGTGGCGGCGACCGACTTCTCGGTCTACACCAGCCGTGACGTCAGGGCGGCGCTGAGCCACCGGACCCGTACGATCGACGACTTCGCCGCCCTGCTGTCCCCCGCCGCCGCACCGCTGCTGGAGGACCTGGCCGTGGCGGCCAGGCGCGCGACGTGGGAGCACTTCGGCACCTCGATCCAGCTGTTCACACCGCTCTACATCGCCAACTACTGCGCCAACCTGTGCACCTACTGCGGCTTCGCCGCCGACAACAGGATCCAGCGGATGCGGCTCTCTCCGGAGGGCATCGACGCCGAGCTGCGGGCGATCGCCGACGCGGGCTTCGAGGAGATCCTCATCCTCACCGGCGAGAGCCCGAAGTTCTCCGACACCGATTACATCGCCGACGCCGTCCGCCGGGCCTCCGCCCTGTTCCGGACCGTCGGGGTGGAGATCCAGCCGGTCAACACCGACGAGTACCGTACGCTCCACGAGGCGGGCGCCGACACCGTCTGCGTCTACCAGGAGACGTACAACCCGGTGGCGTACGATCCGCTGCACCCGGGTGGCCGCAAACGCAGCTTCCCCTACCGCTTCGAGTCGCACGAGCGGGCGCTGCGCGGCGGGATGCGCGGCGTCGGGTTCGGGGCCCTGCTGGGCCTCGACGACTGGCACGCCGACGCGCTGGCCACCGGCCTGCACGCCGCGCTGGTGCAGAAGGCCTATCCGGCCGCGGAGATCAGCCTGTCCTGTCCCCGGCTGCGGCCGACGGTGGCGGACGCCACCGTCAACCCCCAGGACGTCCACGAGCGCCAGCTCCTGCAGATCCTGTGCGCCTACCGGCTGTTCCTGCCGTACGCCGCCATCACCGTCTCGACCCGGGAACGCGCCGGCTTCCGCGACAACGTGATCGGCGTCGTGGCGACCAAGGTCTCGGCCGGGGTCAGCACCGGTGTCGGTGCGCACGCGGAGGGGCTGGCGTCGGGCGACGAGCAGTTCGAGATCGCCGACGGTCGCAGCCTTCCGGAGGTGTGTGCCGCCATCCGGGCCCGGGGCCTGCAGCCGGTGATGAACGAGCACGTGCTGGTCTGA
- a CDS encoding NAD(P)H-binding protein: MTLAVTGATGHLGGLVIDHLIDRGTPTDEVVALVRDTAKASDLVARGIEVRQFDYDRPEASALAGVDSMLLISGTAVGQRLAQHAAVVDAAVEAGVGRVVYTSAPRADASINPVAPDHKATEEYLGASGLPHVILRNGWYHENFLADLDAAAHTGQVLTAAGDGRVASASRSDLAEAAAVVLAGEETGRTYTLTGDIAWSFDELAGDFAAVLEREVSAVRVSPEEKAAALEGAGLDSGLVGFLVAVDDAIAAGELADRTGELAALIGHPTAPIADTLRTRA, translated from the coding sequence ATGACCCTCGCAGTCACCGGCGCCACCGGCCACCTCGGCGGCCTCGTCATCGACCACCTCATCGACCGTGGCACGCCCACCGACGAGGTGGTCGCCCTCGTCCGTGACACCGCCAAGGCATCGGACCTCGTCGCCCGGGGCATCGAGGTGCGGCAGTTCGACTACGACCGACCCGAAGCCTCCGCCCTCGCCGGCGTCGACTCGATGCTGCTGATCTCCGGGACGGCGGTCGGACAGCGTCTGGCGCAGCACGCGGCGGTCGTCGACGCCGCCGTGGAGGCCGGAGTCGGCCGCGTCGTCTACACGAGCGCCCCACGCGCGGATGCGTCGATCAATCCGGTCGCGCCGGATCACAAGGCGACCGAGGAGTACTTGGGCGCCTCGGGCCTGCCTCATGTCATCCTCCGCAACGGGTGGTACCACGAGAACTTCCTGGCCGACCTCGACGCTGCGGCCCACACGGGGCAGGTTCTCACCGCGGCCGGGGACGGTCGGGTGGCGAGCGCCTCGCGCAGCGATCTCGCGGAGGCCGCGGCGGTCGTGCTGGCCGGCGAGGAGACAGGGCGTACGTACACCCTGACGGGCGACATCGCGTGGAGCTTCGACGAGCTGGCGGGGGATTTCGCGGCGGTGCTCGAGCGCGAGGTCAGCGCCGTACGGGTGTCACCGGAGGAGAAGGCGGCGGCCCTCGAAGGGGCAGGTCTGGACTCCGGTCTGGTCGGCTTCCTGGTGGCCGTCGACGACGCCATCGCCGCCGGGGAGCTCGCTGATCGCACCGGCGAGCTCGCCGCGCTCATCGGACACCCGACGGCGCCGATCGCGGACACCCTCCGCACCCGGGCCTGA
- a CDS encoding helix-turn-helix domain-containing protein, with protein sequence MTRPFDVFDHDCPSRGIVDDVVDRWSALVLVALIDSPHRFSETARTVGGISDRMLARTLTTLTADGLVTRIEHSGQRVEYRLTDAGRRVAVALRGVVEAIYDVMPDVMRVHGAATVADPA encoded by the coding sequence ATGACTCGTCCATTCGATGTGTTCGACCACGACTGCCCGTCGCGCGGGATCGTCGACGATGTCGTCGACCGGTGGTCGGCACTGGTCCTGGTCGCCCTCATCGACAGTCCCCATCGGTTCTCCGAGACGGCGCGAACGGTCGGGGGGATCAGTGACCGCATGCTGGCGCGGACCCTCACCACACTGACCGCCGACGGCCTCGTGACCCGGATCGAGCACTCCGGACAGCGCGTCGAGTATCGGCTCACCGACGCCGGGCGCCGAGTTGCCGTGGCCCTGCGGGGGGTGGTCGAGGCGATCTACGACGTGATGCCCGACGTGATGCGCGTCCACGGCGCCGCGACGGTGGCCGACCCCGCCTGA
- a CDS encoding MTH938/NDUFAF3 family protein has protein sequence MKARLVRFGAVEIDGHTYEHDVVINRGLVRKRDKSASKAFRGRLGHTPLTVAEDLPWGGDRLIIGTGADGALPILPEVEREATRRGVRLVAVVTDEACRLIAATKRHRVHAVLHVTC, from the coding sequence ATGAAAGCCCGCCTGGTGCGCTTCGGCGCTGTCGAGATCGACGGCCACACGTACGAACACGACGTGGTGATCAACCGGGGCCTCGTCCGGAAGCGCGACAAGAGCGCGTCCAAGGCGTTCCGCGGCCGGCTGGGTCACACGCCGCTGACCGTGGCAGAGGACCTGCCCTGGGGAGGCGACCGACTGATCATCGGGACGGGGGCGGACGGCGCGCTGCCGATCCTGCCCGAGGTCGAGCGGGAGGCGACCCGTCGGGGAGTCCGGTTGGTCGCCGTGGTCACCGACGAGGCCTGCCGTCTGATCGCCGCCACCAAGCGCCACCGGGTGCACGCGGTCCTGCACGTCACCTGCTGA